One Flagellimonas sp. CMM7 genomic region harbors:
- a CDS encoding transglycosylase domain-containing protein, with translation MTKAKQKKQKGFFTYIKWFWILFGSGLFLIILIFLLASWGVFGEMPTFERLENPQTNLATEFISSDGETLGKLYLDDNRTPVSFEKLPQNLVNALVATEDARYYNHSGIDARGTIRAFAYLGSKGGASTISQQLARQLFVGIRAKDWTKYTQKIKEWVIATRLERNYTKEEIIAMYLNIYDFGYAADGIRSAARIYFGKEPTDLKIEESAVLVGMLKNSSLYNPLRREELVFNRRNTVLSQMAKYDYISEKEKDSLQQLKMNINFNPESHREGLATYFRMYMQRWLNKWVKENPKPDGENYNIYLDGLKIYTTIDSRMQQNAENAVQAHMKNLQAEFFHQNTPDRNRTAPFLDLTKGAIDTIMSSAMKSSDRWRIMTKAGKTEKEIRESFEKETEMTVFDWNSDSFEKDTIMTPMDSIRYYKTFLRTAMMSMEPQTGHVKAWVGGVDYKHFQYDNVIQGARQAGSTFKPFAYAAAIDQLRYSPCDSLPDNQYCIEPLKHGNMEAWCPKNSDGKYSGENLTLKNALANSVNTVTAQLIDKVGPSSVVAIAKSMGFTREILEVPSIALGTVDVNVYEMVGAYGTFANQGVYVKPVMVTRIEDKNGAVLYEYVPKTKDVLSKDVAYAMVNLMEGVTQYGSGGRLRHSFAKNQDVYKEVITGYPYELTNPIAGKTGTTQNQSDGWFMGMVPNLVTGVWVGGENRSIHFKRLAYGQGASMALPIWAMYMKQNYENEELGVSKDAFEKPENMSINVDCTKVLKDLQDDLDTEDDLEDVGF, from the coding sequence ATGACAAAGGCTAAGCAAAAGAAGCAAAAAGGTTTCTTTACATACATCAAGTGGTTTTGGATTCTTTTCGGATCTGGTTTATTCTTAATTATACTGATTTTTCTTTTGGCTTCATGGGGAGTGTTTGGTGAAATGCCCACTTTTGAGCGTTTGGAAAACCCACAGACCAATCTTGCCACAGAGTTTATTTCTTCAGATGGGGAAACATTAGGTAAGCTTTATCTAGATGACAATAGAACACCGGTTTCTTTTGAAAAGCTTCCGCAGAACCTGGTCAATGCACTTGTGGCTACAGAAGATGCACGTTATTATAATCATTCAGGGATTGATGCTAGGGGAACCATAAGGGCATTTGCCTATTTAGGTTCTAAAGGTGGCGCAAGTACTATTTCTCAGCAATTGGCCAGACAGCTATTTGTAGGAATACGGGCAAAAGACTGGACAAAGTATACCCAAAAAATAAAGGAATGGGTCATTGCCACTAGATTGGAACGCAATTATACCAAAGAAGAGATAATAGCCATGTATCTTAATATTTATGATTTTGGCTATGCGGCGGATGGGATACGTTCCGCTGCCAGAATTTATTTTGGAAAAGAGCCAACAGATTTAAAGATAGAAGAATCTGCAGTCCTTGTTGGGATGCTCAAAAATTCTTCGCTATACAACCCTTTAAGAAGGGAAGAACTGGTTTTTAACCGAAGAAATACGGTCCTATCTCAAATGGCCAAGTATGATTACATTTCTGAAAAAGAGAAAGATTCGCTTCAGCAACTTAAAATGAATATCAATTTTAATCCGGAGTCTCATAGGGAAGGACTGGCCACCTATTTTAGAATGTATATGCAACGCTGGTTGAACAAATGGGTAAAGGAAAACCCAAAGCCAGACGGAGAAAACTACAATATCTACTTGGATGGATTAAAAATCTATACAACAATTGATTCCAGAATGCAGCAGAATGCTGAGAATGCTGTCCAAGCACATATGAAAAATCTACAAGCCGAGTTTTTTCATCAGAATACCCCAGATAGAAACCGTACAGCACCTTTTCTTGATTTAACCAAAGGTGCAATAGATACCATTATGAGCAGTGCAATGAAGAGCTCAGATAGATGGAGAATCATGACCAAAGCGGGTAAAACAGAAAAAGAAATAAGGGAGTCATTTGAAAAGGAAACTGAAATGACGGTATTTGATTGGAACAGCGATTCCTTTGAAAAAGATACTATAATGACCCCCATGGACTCCATTAGGTATTATAAAACGTTTTTAAGAACAGCCATGATGTCCATGGAACCTCAAACAGGTCATGTAAAAGCATGGGTGGGAGGTGTTGACTACAAGCATTTCCAATACGATAATGTAATCCAAGGAGCCAGACAAGCGGGTTCAACCTTTAAACCTTTTGCATATGCTGCGGCTATTGATCAGCTGCGGTATTCTCCATGCGATTCCCTTCCTGACAACCAATACTGCATAGAGCCCTTAAAACATGGAAACATGGAAGCTTGGTGTCCAAAGAATTCAGATGGAAAATACTCTGGGGAGAATTTAACATTGAAGAATGCATTGGCCAACTCTGTGAACACGGTTACAGCTCAATTAATAGATAAAGTTGGGCCTAGTTCTGTGGTGGCAATTGCAAAAAGTATGGGATTCACCCGAGAGATTCTAGAAGTTCCTTCCATAGCATTGGGAACAGTAGATGTCAATGTTTATGAAATGGTTGGGGCATATGGAACTTTTGCAAACCAAGGAGTTTATGTAAAGCCGGTTATGGTAACACGAATAGAGGACAAGAATGGCGCTGTACTCTATGAATATGTGCCCAAAACAAAAGATGTTTTAAGTAAAGATGTTGCCTATGCCATGGTAAATTTAATGGAAGGAGTAACCCAATATGGTTCTGGAGGTAGGTTAAGACATTCTTTTGCCAAAAACCAGGACGTATACAAAGAAGTTATTACAGGATACCCATATGAATTGACCAATCCCATTGCTGGTAAAACAGGTACTACACAAAACCAAAGTGATGGTTGGTTCATGGGAATGGTGCCCAATTTGGTAACAGGTGTTTGGGTAGGCGGAGAAAACAGGTCCATTCACTTTAAAAGACTTGCCTACGGCCAGGGAGCGTCAATGGCGTTACCCATATGGGCTATGTATATGAAACAAAATTATGAAAACGAAGAACTGGGAGTTTCCAAAGACGCTTTTGAAAAACCAGAAAATATGTCGATTAACGTAGACTGTACAAAAGTGCTCAAGGATCTTCAAGACGATTTGGATACTGAGGACGATTTAGAAGATGTCGGATTTTAA
- a CDS encoding gliding motility lipoprotein GldH has protein sequence MHNKFLIVLVFSLSLASCNNNLTFSDYKAMENGSWRIDNPVNFEFSNLDSIQTHNMFINIRNDNTFQFNNLFLITELEYPNGNTLKDTLEFKMAEPNGEWLGKGLGSIKENKLWFQEKVVFSDSGVYRVSISHAMRKNGDVDGIYVLDGITDVGLEIEKSTQ, from the coding sequence ATGCACAATAAATTCCTCATTGTCTTGGTTTTCTCTTTATCCCTGGCTTCATGCAATAATAATCTGACCTTTTCAGATTACAAGGCAATGGAGAACGGATCATGGAGAATTGATAATCCAGTAAATTTTGAATTTTCAAATTTGGATTCCATTCAGACGCATAATATGTTCATCAACATTAGAAATGATAATACCTTCCAGTTCAATAATCTTTTTTTGATAACAGAATTGGAGTATCCCAATGGAAATACATTGAAAGACACTTTGGAGTTTAAGATGGCCGAGCCAAATGGCGAGTGGCTGGGGAAAGGGCTTGGGAGCATTAAGGAAAATAAATTATGGTTTCAAGAAAAAGTCGTTTTCAGTGATTCTGGCGTATATAGAGTAAGTATTTCCCATGCCATGCGCAAAAATGGAGATGTAGATGGTATTTATGTGTTGGATGGCATTACGGACGTTGGTTTAGAAATTGAAAAAAGCACTCAATAA
- a CDS encoding regulatory iron-sulfur-containing complex subunit RicT, translating into MGCSSCSTGKDGQPRGCKNNGTCGTDGCNKLTVFDWLSNMSLPNGQKPFDCVEVRFKNSRKEFFRNADNLSLAIGDVVATQAKSGHDVGIVTLTGELVKVQMKKKKVAPGDNEIPKIYRKASQRDIDIWQKCRDKEPEIQKRSREIAISLKLQMKLSDVEFQGDGSKATFYYTAEDRVDFRQLIKDMAKAFSIRIEMRQIGYRQEAQRLGGIGSCGRELCCSTWLTDFRSVSTASARYQQLALNPQKLAGQCGKLKCCLNYELDMYLEALNDFPPQDSKIMTKKGIAFCQKADIFKETLWFSYKDDPATWHALGKDHVLEILEINKKNEKIASLEEYAQDNVSEEKMVFENVVGQDSLTRFDRPRKKKRNNKKRRKNKPKASSNAQ; encoded by the coding sequence ATGGGATGTAGCAGTTGTTCAACCGGCAAGGATGGACAACCGCGTGGTTGCAAGAACAATGGTACTTGCGGCACTGATGGTTGTAATAAGCTAACAGTTTTTGATTGGCTTTCCAATATGTCGCTACCCAACGGTCAAAAACCTTTTGATTGTGTTGAGGTACGTTTCAAGAATAGTAGAAAAGAGTTTTTTAGAAATGCGGATAACCTCTCTTTGGCAATAGGGGATGTTGTGGCTACGCAAGCAAAGTCTGGACATGATGTTGGAATTGTAACGCTTACCGGAGAATTGGTAAAAGTGCAAATGAAAAAAAAGAAGGTTGCACCAGGCGATAATGAAATACCAAAGATTTATAGGAAAGCATCTCAAAGAGATATAGACATTTGGCAAAAATGCAGAGACAAAGAACCTGAAATTCAGAAAAGATCTAGAGAAATTGCTATTTCATTAAAACTTCAAATGAAGCTTAGCGATGTTGAATTTCAAGGAGATGGATCAAAAGCAACATTCTATTATACCGCTGAAGACCGTGTAGATTTTAGGCAATTGATAAAGGATATGGCAAAAGCCTTTAGTATCCGAATTGAAATGCGCCAGATAGGATATCGTCAAGAAGCTCAACGCCTGGGCGGGATAGGATCTTGTGGGAGGGAACTTTGCTGCTCTACTTGGCTAACAGATTTTAGGTCTGTAAGCACAGCCTCTGCCAGGTACCAACAACTTGCCCTAAACCCTCAAAAATTGGCCGGGCAATGTGGTAAATTAAAATGCTGTCTCAATTATGAGTTGGATATGTACCTTGAAGCGTTGAATGACTTTCCGCCTCAAGACAGCAAGATCATGACCAAAAAGGGGATAGCCTTTTGTCAAAAAGCGGATATTTTTAAAGAAACATTGTGGTTTTCTTATAAAGATGACCCAGCCACTTGGCATGCTTTGGGGAAAGACCATGTATTGGAAATTCTGGAAATCAACAAAAAGAATGAAAAGATTGCCAGCTTGGAAGAATACGCCCAAGACAATGTGAGCGAAGAAAAAATGGTCTTCGAAAATGTGGTAGGTCAAGATAGCCTTACCAGATTTGATAGGCCTAGAAAAAAGAAACGAAATAATAAAAAAAGAAGAAAAAATAAACCAAAAGCTTCTTCCAATGCACAATAA